One window of the Thalassophryne amazonica unplaced genomic scaffold, fThaAma1.1, whole genome shotgun sequence genome contains the following:
- the slc3a2b gene encoding solute carrier family 3 member 2b, translated as MELKGDGKEEIEDVGMKDAGIEDAGMKDPGMKDFEEVRIVVENPEADATEADVSEVDLDQEEQEKQPMTGGGSSGVSGKEAQVEKNGAVNLKILEEEEVKFTGLTKEELLRVAGSRGWVQIRWTLLVLFWLGWLGMLVGAVLIILHAPRCRDLPKPDWWNDGLLYQVGKVQVFSNNLKGLEQKLDSLHHLKVKGLVIGPIHVAPPDDAMKLSFEEISSEVGTLDQFRGVVQAAHKKDINVVLDLTPNYLSPSGPWFSNNTVRSIAEKLKSALMFWLKEGVDGIQLSGVQEVASVVPSLWLDIQSIIQKSTKEYPKKRVLIGVTETSSAEEVSSLLASTGVDLLISRVLRLNDTDAAERARSIQHLYSNHNQTQLAWSLGGPADGHLASVVGPALVTLHQLLLFTLPGTPIINYGDEIGLTDKGNTFPMMLWDSDKELNGTLQEERCLTCRSFLHMLTELRGKERSLLFGDFELLFNSTSSLAYLRVWDQSERFLAVFNWATEAVTLELGHEALPRQAVVVVNTNSSSLAADTQVDLRTLKIGPEQAVLLKFPYVG; from the exons ATGGAGCTCAAGGGCGACGGGAAAGAGGAGATTGAGGATGTTGGGATGAAGGATGCTGGGATTGAGGATGCTGGGATGAAAGATCCTGGCATGAAGGATTTTGAAGAGGTTCGGATCGTTGTAGAAAACCCGGAGGCTGATGCGACTGAAGCCGACGTGAGTGAGGTGGATCTAGATCAGGAGGAGCAGGAGAAACAGCCGATGACCGGAGGAGGCAGCAGCGGGGTCAGCGGCAAGGAGGCACAAGTGGAGAAGAATGGCGCTGTAAATCTCAAGATCCTGGAGGAAGAGGAGGTGAAGTTCACGGGCCTGACCAAGGAGGAGCTGCTGCGGGTGGCGGGAAGTCGAGG ATGGGTTCAGATTCGTTGGACCCTGCTGGTGCTGTTCTGGCTTGGCTGGCTGGGGATGCTCGTCGGTGCCGTCCTCATCATCCTGCATGCGCCGCGCTGCAGAGACCTTCCCAAACCTGACTGGTGGAATGACGGCCTCCTGTATCAGGTTGGAAAAGTCCAGGTTTTCAGCAACAACCTGAAGG gaCTTGAGCAGAAGCTTGATAGTTTGCATCATCTGAAGGTGAAAGGTTTGGTCATCGGACCGATCCATGTGGCGCCGCCAGACGACGCCATGAAACTGAGTTTTGAAGAGATTTCCTCTGAGGTCGGAACCCTGGATCAGTTCAGGGGCGTCGTCCAGGCCGCTCACAAGAAGG ATATTAATGTGGTTTTGGATCTGACTCCAAACTACCTCAGCCCTTCTGGaccctggttctccaacaacactGTGAGGAGTATCGCTGAAAAACTGAAG TCTGCGCTGATGTTCTGGTTGAAAGAGGGCGTGGACGGCATTCAGCTGTCAGGAGTCCAGGAAGTGGCCAGTGTGGTACCTTCTCTGTGGCTGGACATCCAATCCATCATCCAGAAAAGCACTAAGGAGTACCCCAAGAAGAG AGTCCTGATCGGTGTCACAGAGACATCCTCGGCTGAAGAAGTGTCCAGCCTCCTAGCATCCACTGGTGTGGACCTGTTGATCTCCAGGGTTCTTCGCTTGAATGACACAGACGCCGCAGAGCGTGCACGCTCTATCCAGCATTTGTACTCCAACCACAATCAGACCCAGCTGGCCTGGAGCCTCGGCGGCCCGGCGGACGGCCATCTGGCCTCCGTGGTTGGACCTGCTCTGGTCACGCTGCACCAGCTGCTCCTGTTCACGCTGCCGGGGACACCCATCATCAACTATGGTGATGAGATCGGCTTGACTGACAAG GGCAACACATTTCCCATGATGCTTTGGGACTCTGACAAGGAGCTGAACGGGACTCTACAG GAGGAGCGATGTCTGACCTGCCGCAGTTTCCTCCATATGCTGACTGAGCTGCGGGGGAAAGAGCGCTCCCTGCTGTTTGGAGACTTTGAGCTCCTCTTTAACTCCACCTCCAGCCTTGCCTACCTGCGTGTCTGGGACCAGAGTGAGCGTTTTTTGGCCGTCTTTAACTGGGCAACCGAGGCGGTGACTCTGGAGCTGGGTCATGAGGCGTTGCCCCGGCAGGCTGTCGTGGTCGTCAACACCAACAGCAGCTCATTGGCTGCTGACACACAAGTGGACCTGAGAACCCTGAAGATCGGCCCAGAGCAGGCCGTGCTTCTCAAGTTTCCCTATGTGGGCTGA